A portion of the Acanthopagrus latus isolate v.2019 chromosome 21, fAcaLat1.1, whole genome shotgun sequence genome contains these proteins:
- the lrrc6 gene encoding protein tilB homolog isoform X2: MVYITEDMVRRRAEHNECEIFSLEEVSLHQQDIERIEHIDRWCRDLRILYLQNNLIPRIENLGRLKKLEYLNLALNNIEVIENLEGCESLQKLDLTVNFVGRLSSVQSLKHNIHLAELFLVGNPCTEFEGYRQFVVASLPQLKWLDGTEISRSERIRASQGLEEVKRQVWEQEKEYLKRRAREKEEMQRKAAGDEKGNEERSKGCDGRRYTDENNTAPVLEENKENQEVEENVMSPDLDDEQQEREFWNTPCSFTPESRLEAHRHLEEKRRAKEKEKEKKPKAPRTLITADGRVLNVNEPKLDFCLTEDEENNAIVLDLAVYRHMDTSLIDVDVQPTYARVNVKGKIFQLVLPAEVKPDSSTAQRSQTTGHLVLTMPRAEGEIKVTKTVQRPSGVRQTQRSSSSEDKKSKANVPERLEVDPSKHSAIDLASIVPRQSSKAGPLEASRMNPPATSGHSSFSEGFVDDPDVPPLI, encoded by the exons atggtgTACA TCACAGAGGACATGGTCCGCCGACGGGCCGAGCACAACGAGTGTGAGATCTTCTCGCTGGAGGAAGTTTCCCTGCACCAGCAGGACATCGAGAGGATCGAGCACATCGACAGGTGGTGCAGGGACCTGAGGATCCTCTACCTGCAAAACAACCTCATCCCCAGGATAG AGAATCTCGGTCGCCTGAAGAAGCTGGAGTATTTGAATCTGGCCTTGAACAACATTGAAGTCATTGAAAACCTTGAAG GCTGCGAGAGCCTCCAGAAGTTGGACCTGACGGTGAACTTTGTGGGCCGTCTGAGCAGCGTACAGTCCCTGAAACACAACATCCACCTGGCGGAGCTGTTCCTGGTGGGGAACCCCTGCACTGAGTTCGAGGGCTACAGGCAGTTTGTGGTTGCTTCTCTTCCTCAGCTCAAG tGGCTGGACGGGACGGAGATCAGCCGTTCGGAGAGGATTCGAGCCTCACAGGGGCTGGAGGAGGTAAAGAGGCAAGTCtgggagcaggagaaggaaTACCTGAAGAGGAGAGccagggagaaagaggagatgCAGAGGAAGGCAGCAGGAGACGAGAAAGGAAACGAGGAGAGGAGTAAAGGCTGCGATGGCCGCCGGTACACTGACGAAAATAACACAGC TCCAGTGTTggaggagaacaaggagaaccaggaggtggaggagaacgTGATGAGTCCGGACCTtgatgatgagcagcaggagagggagtTCTGGAACACGCCATGTTCATTCACCCCCGAGTCTCGTCTGGAGGCTCACCGCCACCtcgaggagaagaggagggcaAAGGAGAA ggagaaagagaagaagccGAAGGCTCCGAGGACGCTGATCACTGCTGATGGACGAGTCTTGAATGTCAACGAgccaaa GTTGGatttctgtctgactgaagatgaagaaaacaacgCGATCGTGTTGGACCTGGCAGTTTACAG ACACATGGACACCTCCTTGATAGACGTGGATGTTCAGCCAACGTACGCCAGAGTGAACGTCAAAGGAAAG ATATTTCAGCTGGTTCTGCCTGCTGAAGTGAAGCCCGACAGCTCGACAGCTCAGAGGTCCCAAACCACCGGACACCTGGTCCTCACCATGCCCCGG GCTGAAGGTGAAATCAAAGTGACAAAGACCGTCCAGCGTCCGTCCGGAGTGCGGCAAACACAACGCAGCAGCTCGTCTGAGGACAAGAAGAG TAAAGCGAATGTTCCTGAGAGGCTGGAGGTCGACCCCAGTAAACACTCGGCCATCGACCTCGCCAGCATCGTACCTCGTCAGAGCAGCAAGGCAGGTCCGCTGGAAGCATCCAGGATGAATCCTCCCGCCACCTCTGGTCACAGCAGCTTCTCCGAAGGGTTTGTGGACGACCCTGACGTCCCACCACTGATATAA
- the lrrc6 gene encoding protein tilB homolog isoform X3 yields the protein MVYITEDMVRRRAEHNECEIFSLEEVSLHQQDIERIEHIDRWCRDLRILYLQNNLIPRIENLGRLKKLEYLNLALNNIEVIENLEGCESLQKLDLTVNFVGRLSSVQSLKHNIHLAELFLVGNPCTEFEGYRQFVVASLPQLKWLDGTEISRSERIRASQGLEEVKRQVWEQEKEYLKRRAREKEEMQRKAAGDEKGNEERSKGCDGRRYTDENNTAPVLEENKENQEVEENVMSPDLDDEQQEREFWNTPCSFTPESRLEAHRHLEEKRRAKEKEKEKKPKAPRTLITADGRVLNVNEPKLDFCLTEDEENNAIVLDLAVYRFEVYSEGRLIGVIQTDLDLRLLSPHRHMDTSLIDVDVQPTYARVNVKGKAEGEIKVTKTVQRPSGVRQTQRSSSSEDKKSKANVPERLEVDPSKHSAIDLASIVPRQSSKAGPLEASRMNPPATSGHSSFSEGFVDDPDVPPLI from the exons atggtgTACA TCACAGAGGACATGGTCCGCCGACGGGCCGAGCACAACGAGTGTGAGATCTTCTCGCTGGAGGAAGTTTCCCTGCACCAGCAGGACATCGAGAGGATCGAGCACATCGACAGGTGGTGCAGGGACCTGAGGATCCTCTACCTGCAAAACAACCTCATCCCCAGGATAG AGAATCTCGGTCGCCTGAAGAAGCTGGAGTATTTGAATCTGGCCTTGAACAACATTGAAGTCATTGAAAACCTTGAAG GCTGCGAGAGCCTCCAGAAGTTGGACCTGACGGTGAACTTTGTGGGCCGTCTGAGCAGCGTACAGTCCCTGAAACACAACATCCACCTGGCGGAGCTGTTCCTGGTGGGGAACCCCTGCACTGAGTTCGAGGGCTACAGGCAGTTTGTGGTTGCTTCTCTTCCTCAGCTCAAG tGGCTGGACGGGACGGAGATCAGCCGTTCGGAGAGGATTCGAGCCTCACAGGGGCTGGAGGAGGTAAAGAGGCAAGTCtgggagcaggagaaggaaTACCTGAAGAGGAGAGccagggagaaagaggagatgCAGAGGAAGGCAGCAGGAGACGAGAAAGGAAACGAGGAGAGGAGTAAAGGCTGCGATGGCCGCCGGTACACTGACGAAAATAACACAGC TCCAGTGTTggaggagaacaaggagaaccaggaggtggaggagaacgTGATGAGTCCGGACCTtgatgatgagcagcaggagagggagtTCTGGAACACGCCATGTTCATTCACCCCCGAGTCTCGTCTGGAGGCTCACCGCCACCtcgaggagaagaggagggcaAAGGAGAA ggagaaagagaagaagccGAAGGCTCCGAGGACGCTGATCACTGCTGATGGACGAGTCTTGAATGTCAACGAgccaaa GTTGGatttctgtctgactgaagatgaagaaaacaacgCGATCGTGTTGGACCTGGCAGTTTACAG ATTTGAGGTGTACAGCGAGGGCAGACTAATCGGTGTTATACAAACTGACCTGGACCTCCGTCTTCTCTCCCCTCACAGACACATGGACACCTCCTTGATAGACGTGGATGTTCAGCCAACGTACGCCAGAGTGAACGTCAAAGGAAAG GCTGAAGGTGAAATCAAAGTGACAAAGACCGTCCAGCGTCCGTCCGGAGTGCGGCAAACACAACGCAGCAGCTCGTCTGAGGACAAGAAGAG TAAAGCGAATGTTCCTGAGAGGCTGGAGGTCGACCCCAGTAAACACTCGGCCATCGACCTCGCCAGCATCGTACCTCGTCAGAGCAGCAAGGCAGGTCCGCTGGAAGCATCCAGGATGAATCCTCCCGCCACCTCTGGTCACAGCAGCTTCTCCGAAGGGTTTGTGGACGACCCTGACGTCCCACCACTGATATAA
- the lrrc6 gene encoding protein tilB homolog isoform X4, with protein MVYITEDMVRRRAEHNECEIFSLEEVSLHQQDIERIEHIDRWCRDLRILYLQNNLIPRIENLGRLKKLEYLNLALNNIEVIENLEGCESLQKLDLTVNFVGRLSSVQSLKHNIHLAELFLVGNPCTEFEGYRQFVVASLPQLKWLDGTEISRSERIRASQGLEEVKRQVWEQEKEYLKRRAREKEEMQRKAAGDEKGNEERSKGCDGRRYTDENNTAPVLEENKENQEVEENVMSPDLDDEQQEREFWNTPCSFTPESRLEAHRHLEEKRRAKEKEKEKKPKAPRTLITADGRVLNVNEPKLDFCLTEDEENNAIVLDLAVYRHMDTSLIDVDVQPTYARVNVKGKAEGEIKVTKTVQRPSGVRQTQRSSSSEDKKSKANVPERLEVDPSKHSAIDLASIVPRQSSKAGPLEASRMNPPATSGHSSFSEGFVDDPDVPPLI; from the exons atggtgTACA TCACAGAGGACATGGTCCGCCGACGGGCCGAGCACAACGAGTGTGAGATCTTCTCGCTGGAGGAAGTTTCCCTGCACCAGCAGGACATCGAGAGGATCGAGCACATCGACAGGTGGTGCAGGGACCTGAGGATCCTCTACCTGCAAAACAACCTCATCCCCAGGATAG AGAATCTCGGTCGCCTGAAGAAGCTGGAGTATTTGAATCTGGCCTTGAACAACATTGAAGTCATTGAAAACCTTGAAG GCTGCGAGAGCCTCCAGAAGTTGGACCTGACGGTGAACTTTGTGGGCCGTCTGAGCAGCGTACAGTCCCTGAAACACAACATCCACCTGGCGGAGCTGTTCCTGGTGGGGAACCCCTGCACTGAGTTCGAGGGCTACAGGCAGTTTGTGGTTGCTTCTCTTCCTCAGCTCAAG tGGCTGGACGGGACGGAGATCAGCCGTTCGGAGAGGATTCGAGCCTCACAGGGGCTGGAGGAGGTAAAGAGGCAAGTCtgggagcaggagaaggaaTACCTGAAGAGGAGAGccagggagaaagaggagatgCAGAGGAAGGCAGCAGGAGACGAGAAAGGAAACGAGGAGAGGAGTAAAGGCTGCGATGGCCGCCGGTACACTGACGAAAATAACACAGC TCCAGTGTTggaggagaacaaggagaaccaggaggtggaggagaacgTGATGAGTCCGGACCTtgatgatgagcagcaggagagggagtTCTGGAACACGCCATGTTCATTCACCCCCGAGTCTCGTCTGGAGGCTCACCGCCACCtcgaggagaagaggagggcaAAGGAGAA ggagaaagagaagaagccGAAGGCTCCGAGGACGCTGATCACTGCTGATGGACGAGTCTTGAATGTCAACGAgccaaa GTTGGatttctgtctgactgaagatgaagaaaacaacgCGATCGTGTTGGACCTGGCAGTTTACAG ACACATGGACACCTCCTTGATAGACGTGGATGTTCAGCCAACGTACGCCAGAGTGAACGTCAAAGGAAAG GCTGAAGGTGAAATCAAAGTGACAAAGACCGTCCAGCGTCCGTCCGGAGTGCGGCAAACACAACGCAGCAGCTCGTCTGAGGACAAGAAGAG TAAAGCGAATGTTCCTGAGAGGCTGGAGGTCGACCCCAGTAAACACTCGGCCATCGACCTCGCCAGCATCGTACCTCGTCAGAGCAGCAAGGCAGGTCCGCTGGAAGCATCCAGGATGAATCCTCCCGCCACCTCTGGTCACAGCAGCTTCTCCGAAGGGTTTGTGGACGACCCTGACGTCCCACCACTGATATAA
- the lrrc6 gene encoding protein tilB homolog isoform X1, whose product MVYITEDMVRRRAEHNECEIFSLEEVSLHQQDIERIEHIDRWCRDLRILYLQNNLIPRIENLGRLKKLEYLNLALNNIEVIENLEGCESLQKLDLTVNFVGRLSSVQSLKHNIHLAELFLVGNPCTEFEGYRQFVVASLPQLKWLDGTEISRSERIRASQGLEEVKRQVWEQEKEYLKRRAREKEEMQRKAAGDEKGNEERSKGCDGRRYTDENNTAPVLEENKENQEVEENVMSPDLDDEQQEREFWNTPCSFTPESRLEAHRHLEEKRRAKEKEKEKKPKAPRTLITADGRVLNVNEPKLDFCLTEDEENNAIVLDLAVYRFEVYSEGRLIGVIQTDLDLRLLSPHRHMDTSLIDVDVQPTYARVNVKGKIFQLVLPAEVKPDSSTAQRSQTTGHLVLTMPRAEGEIKVTKTVQRPSGVRQTQRSSSSEDKKSKANVPERLEVDPSKHSAIDLASIVPRQSSKAGPLEASRMNPPATSGHSSFSEGFVDDPDVPPLI is encoded by the exons atggtgTACA TCACAGAGGACATGGTCCGCCGACGGGCCGAGCACAACGAGTGTGAGATCTTCTCGCTGGAGGAAGTTTCCCTGCACCAGCAGGACATCGAGAGGATCGAGCACATCGACAGGTGGTGCAGGGACCTGAGGATCCTCTACCTGCAAAACAACCTCATCCCCAGGATAG AGAATCTCGGTCGCCTGAAGAAGCTGGAGTATTTGAATCTGGCCTTGAACAACATTGAAGTCATTGAAAACCTTGAAG GCTGCGAGAGCCTCCAGAAGTTGGACCTGACGGTGAACTTTGTGGGCCGTCTGAGCAGCGTACAGTCCCTGAAACACAACATCCACCTGGCGGAGCTGTTCCTGGTGGGGAACCCCTGCACTGAGTTCGAGGGCTACAGGCAGTTTGTGGTTGCTTCTCTTCCTCAGCTCAAG tGGCTGGACGGGACGGAGATCAGCCGTTCGGAGAGGATTCGAGCCTCACAGGGGCTGGAGGAGGTAAAGAGGCAAGTCtgggagcaggagaaggaaTACCTGAAGAGGAGAGccagggagaaagaggagatgCAGAGGAAGGCAGCAGGAGACGAGAAAGGAAACGAGGAGAGGAGTAAAGGCTGCGATGGCCGCCGGTACACTGACGAAAATAACACAGC TCCAGTGTTggaggagaacaaggagaaccaggaggtggaggagaacgTGATGAGTCCGGACCTtgatgatgagcagcaggagagggagtTCTGGAACACGCCATGTTCATTCACCCCCGAGTCTCGTCTGGAGGCTCACCGCCACCtcgaggagaagaggagggcaAAGGAGAA ggagaaagagaagaagccGAAGGCTCCGAGGACGCTGATCACTGCTGATGGACGAGTCTTGAATGTCAACGAgccaaa GTTGGatttctgtctgactgaagatgaagaaaacaacgCGATCGTGTTGGACCTGGCAGTTTACAG ATTTGAGGTGTACAGCGAGGGCAGACTAATCGGTGTTATACAAACTGACCTGGACCTCCGTCTTCTCTCCCCTCACAGACACATGGACACCTCCTTGATAGACGTGGATGTTCAGCCAACGTACGCCAGAGTGAACGTCAAAGGAAAG ATATTTCAGCTGGTTCTGCCTGCTGAAGTGAAGCCCGACAGCTCGACAGCTCAGAGGTCCCAAACCACCGGACACCTGGTCCTCACCATGCCCCGG GCTGAAGGTGAAATCAAAGTGACAAAGACCGTCCAGCGTCCGTCCGGAGTGCGGCAAACACAACGCAGCAGCTCGTCTGAGGACAAGAAGAG TAAAGCGAATGTTCCTGAGAGGCTGGAGGTCGACCCCAGTAAACACTCGGCCATCGACCTCGCCAGCATCGTACCTCGTCAGAGCAGCAAGGCAGGTCCGCTGGAAGCATCCAGGATGAATCCTCCCGCCACCTCTGGTCACAGCAGCTTCTCCGAAGGGTTTGTGGACGACCCTGACGTCCCACCACTGATATAA